The following are from one region of the Acidimicrobiales bacterium genome:
- a CDS encoding DUF6458 family protein, protein MGIGVSIFLIAVGAILTFAVEADVSGLDIDVVGVILMVVGVIGLLLSLFVIDSWRRRGVGYGTVREERVVRDDPLL, encoded by the coding sequence ATGGGCATCGGTGTCAGCATCTTCCTCATCGCCGTCGGGGCGATCCTGACCTTCGCCGTCGAGGCCGACGTGTCGGGCCTGGACATCGACGTCGTCGGCGTGATCCTGATGGTCGTCGGCGTCATCGGCCTGCTGCTCAGCCTGTTCGTCATCGACAGCTGGCGGCGCCGCGGCGTCGGCTACGGGACGGTGCGCGAGGAGCGCGTCGTCCGCGACGACCCGCTCCTGTAG
- a CDS encoding PH domain-containing protein produces MPFPRSLLNDEEEVVLELHPHWWFLAGPVLAVAAGLVLVIVTVALDWPGWATTGAWILTGVAVLWFLVRYADWSTTHFVLTTDRLIYRHGIVAKRGIEIPLDKVNTVFSNQSILERMLGAGDLAIESASEGGRQTFTDIRRPGLVQNEIYRQIEANENRKFDRIGRGQGGAAGGGGAASIPEQLGQLDELRRRGVITEAEFAEKKADLLRRM; encoded by the coding sequence GTGCCGTTCCCCCGCAGCCTCCTGAACGACGAGGAGGAGGTCGTCCTCGAGCTGCACCCGCACTGGTGGTTCCTCGCCGGGCCCGTGCTCGCCGTGGCCGCCGGGCTGGTGCTCGTGATCGTCACCGTCGCCCTGGACTGGCCGGGGTGGGCGACGACCGGCGCCTGGATCCTCACCGGGGTCGCCGTCCTCTGGTTCCTCGTCCGCTACGCCGACTGGTCGACGACCCACTTCGTCCTCACCACCGACCGGCTGATCTACCGGCACGGCATCGTCGCCAAGCGGGGCATCGAGATCCCCCTCGACAAGGTCAACACGGTGTTCTCCAACCAGAGCATCCTCGAGCGAATGCTCGGCGCCGGCGACCTCGCCATCGAGTCGGCGAGCGAGGGCGGGCGCCAGACGTTCACCGACATCCGCCGCCCCGGGCTCGTGCAGAACGAGATCTACCGCCAGATCGAGGCCAACGAGAACCGCAAGTTCGACCGCATCGGCCGCGGGCAGGGGGGCGCGGCGGGCGGGGGCGGCGCCGCCTCGATCCCCGAGCAGCTGGGCCAGCTCGACGAGCTGCGGCGCCGGGGCGTGATCACCGAGGCGGAGTTCGCCGAGAAGAAGGCGGACCTGCTGCGCCGGATGTGA
- a CDS encoding DUF2505 family protein gives MRFVFEQRIAGEPDAVQAVFLEPGFYADLAGLPNLGAPVLLGQERRGDTVLQRVRYRFSGDLAPAARAVLDPARLTWVDESVHDLAARTVRFRMLPDHYGDRLTCSGTYRFTAAGPGATVRTTEGELKVRALFVAGAVERAIVGGLRDHLGAETEVVERWVGRAGS, from the coding sequence GTGCGCTTCGTCTTCGAGCAGCGGATCGCCGGCGAGCCCGACGCGGTGCAGGCGGTGTTCCTGGAGCCCGGGTTCTACGCCGACCTGGCCGGGCTGCCGAACCTCGGCGCGCCCGTGCTGCTCGGCCAGGAGCGCCGGGGCGACACCGTCCTCCAGCGGGTCCGCTACCGGTTCAGCGGCGACCTGGCCCCGGCGGCCAGGGCGGTGCTCGACCCGGCCAGGCTGACCTGGGTCGACGAGTCCGTCCACGACCTCGCCGCCCGCACCGTGCGGTTCCGCATGCTGCCCGACCACTACGGCGACCGGCTCACCTGCTCGGGCACCTACCGCTTCACGGCGGCCGGGCCGGGGGCCACCGTGCGCACCACCGAGGGCGAGCTGAAGGTGCGGGCCCTGTTCGTGGCCGGCGCCGTCGAGCGGGCCATCGTGGGCGGGCTGCGGGACCACCTCGGGGCCGAGACCGAGGTCGTCGAGCGCTGGGTCGGACGGGCCGGCTCGTAG
- a CDS encoding helical backbone metal receptor has translation MTARVVSLVPSVTETLLAWGVTPVAVTRFCEQPALPHVGGTKDPDVAAVVALAPDLVVLNEEENRKEDADALAAAGLDLEVLTVRSVADVTTALAGLARRLGLEAPEVPGPPPAPPPAVATAFVPIWRRPWMACGEDTYGSSVLAHLGIANVLAGRPERYPSATLDEVAALAPDVVLAPSEPYPFGERHVAELSAVAPVELVDGQDLFWWGVRTPAALARLGERLAGYRSGSSRTTRSSRTVP, from the coding sequence GTGACGGCGAGGGTCGTCTCCCTCGTCCCCTCGGTCACCGAGACGCTCCTCGCCTGGGGCGTCACCCCGGTCGCCGTCACCCGCTTCTGCGAGCAGCCGGCCCTGCCCCACGTGGGCGGGACGAAGGACCCGGACGTGGCCGCCGTGGTCGCCCTGGCGCCCGACCTCGTGGTACTGAACGAGGAGGAGAACCGGAAGGAGGACGCCGACGCGCTGGCCGCCGCCGGGCTCGACCTCGAGGTGCTCACCGTGCGGTCGGTGGCCGACGTGACGACGGCGCTGGCCGGCCTGGCCCGCCGGCTCGGGCTGGAGGCGCCCGAGGTGCCCGGGCCGCCGCCGGCCCCGCCGCCCGCCGTGGCGACGGCGTTCGTGCCGATCTGGCGGCGACCGTGGATGGCGTGCGGCGAGGACACCTACGGGTCCTCGGTCCTCGCCCACCTCGGGATCGCCAACGTGCTCGCCGGCCGCCCGGAGCGGTACCCGTCGGCCACCCTCGACGAGGTCGCCGCCCTGGCGCCCGACGTCGTGCTGGCGCCGTCGGAGCCGTACCCGTTCGGGGAGCGCCACGTCGCCGAGCTGTCGGCGGTCGCGCCGGTGGAGCTGGTCGACGGGCAGGACCTGTTCTGGTGGGGCGTGCGGACGCCCGCCGCCCTCGCCCGGCTGGGCGAACGCCTGGCCGGCTACAGGAGCGGGTCGTCGCGGACGACGCGCTCCTCGCGCACCGTCCCGTAG
- a CDS encoding ATP-dependent helicase has product MEAERVPARLLDGLDEAQRRAVLSDAGPLCIVAPAGSGKTRVLTRRIAARVATGAAGPGHVLALTFTRRAAGELAGRLAALGVRDRVAAGTFHAVAHRQLARHTDDQGRARWGLLSSPVRLLAELLGGADRVGEAASAATEIAWAQARSVPPEAYEAAAAAAGRWCRLDPAELAALYARYREEKRRRRVVDHDDVLAACASLLEEGGRFADVQRWRWRHLFVDEFQDLNPLQLRLLEAWRGGRADLCVVGDPDQAIYGWNGADPDHLRRFAERWPGGEVVRLTANHRCTPETLAAAAGVLRSSPPSATREGGAVPTVAGFADERAEAAAVAEAVVVAARRHRRWSDQAVLTRTRAQHDGLLAALAAAHVPARVVGSTRLADHPAVRSALASVTADGGPARAALGWLEGAARAAAGTPDAAALQALVHAAGQLVALDPAATVDDLPGWVHAAGEATERPVAGDAVAVGTFHAAKGLEWPVVHLAGVADGVVPLDRADEDEERRVLHVAVTRAVDEVHVTWAGRPSPFLDDLAAGLAAMPPPEPLTWRDDLARRRAALAPGGDDVPARLRAWRASAARAAGVAPAVVLADRAVDELARRRPADLAALRAVPGVGPVRAARHAAALLAIVAPPDAARPAS; this is encoded by the coding sequence ATGGAGGCCGAGCGCGTGCCGGCCCGGCTCCTCGACGGGCTCGACGAGGCCCAGCGGCGGGCCGTCCTGTCCGACGCCGGCCCGCTGTGCATCGTCGCCCCGGCGGGGTCGGGGAAGACGCGGGTGCTGACCCGCCGCATCGCCGCGCGCGTCGCCACCGGCGCCGCCGGCCCCGGCCACGTGCTGGCCCTCACGTTCACCCGCAGGGCGGCCGGCGAGCTGGCCGGGCGCCTCGCCGCCCTCGGCGTGCGGGACCGCGTGGCGGCCGGCACGTTCCACGCCGTCGCCCACCGCCAGCTGGCCCGCCACACCGACGACCAGGGCCGGGCCCGCTGGGGGCTGCTCTCCTCCCCCGTCCGCCTGCTGGCCGAGCTGCTCGGCGGCGCCGACCGGGTGGGCGAGGCGGCCTCCGCGGCCACCGAGATCGCCTGGGCCCAGGCCCGGTCGGTGCCGCCCGAGGCGTACGAGGCGGCGGCCGCCGCCGCCGGGCGCTGGTGCCGGCTCGACCCGGCCGAGCTCGCCGCCCTCTACGCCCGCTACCGGGAGGAGAAGCGCCGCCGCCGGGTGGTCGACCACGACGACGTCCTCGCCGCCTGCGCCTCGCTCCTGGAGGAGGGCGGCCGGTTCGCCGACGTGCAGCGGTGGCGGTGGCGGCACCTGTTCGTCGACGAGTTCCAGGATCTGAACCCCCTCCAGCTGCGGCTGCTCGAGGCGTGGCGGGGCGGCCGGGCCGACCTGTGCGTGGTCGGCGACCCGGACCAGGCCATCTACGGCTGGAACGGCGCCGACCCGGACCACCTGCGCCGCTTCGCCGAGCGGTGGCCGGGCGGCGAGGTCGTGCGCCTGACCGCCAACCACCGCTGCACGCCCGAGACCCTGGCGGCGGCGGCCGGCGTGCTGCGGTCGTCCCCGCCCTCGGCGACGCGGGAGGGCGGGGCCGTGCCGACCGTCGCCGGGTTCGCCGACGAGCGGGCCGAGGCCGCCGCCGTGGCCGAGGCGGTGGTCGTCGCCGCCCGGCGCCACCGGCGCTGGTCGGACCAGGCCGTGCTCACGAGGACCCGGGCGCAGCACGACGGGCTGCTCGCCGCCCTGGCCGCCGCCCACGTGCCCGCCCGCGTCGTCGGGTCCACCCGGCTGGCCGACCACCCGGCCGTCCGCTCGGCGCTGGCCTCGGTCACGGCGGACGGGGGGCCGGCCCGGGCCGCGCTCGGGTGGCTGGAGGGGGCGGCGCGGGCGGCGGCGGGCACGCCGGACGCCGCCGCGCTCCAGGCCCTCGTCCACGCCGCCGGCCAGCTGGTCGCCCTGGACCCGGCGGCCACCGTCGACGACCTGCCCGGCTGGGTCCACGCCGCCGGCGAGGCCACCGAGCGGCCGGTCGCCGGCGACGCCGTCGCCGTCGGCACCTTCCACGCCGCCAAGGGCCTCGAGTGGCCGGTCGTGCACCTGGCCGGCGTGGCCGACGGGGTCGTGCCGCTCGACCGGGCCGACGAGGACGAGGAGCGGCGGGTGCTCCACGTCGCCGTCACCCGGGCGGTCGACGAGGTGCACGTCACCTGGGCCGGCCGGCCGTCGCCGTTCCTCGACGACCTCGCCGCCGGGCTGGCCGCCATGCCCCCGCCCGAGCCGCTCACCTGGCGAGACGACCTGGCCAGGCGGCGGGCGGCGCTCGCCCCAGGCGGCGACGACGTGCCGGCCCGCCTGCGGGCCTGGCGGGCGTCGGCGGCCAGGGCGGCCGGGGTGGCGCCCGCCGTCGTGCTGGCCGACCGGGCCGTCGACGAGCTGGCCCGCCGCCGGCCCGCCGACCTGGCCGCCCTCCGCGCCGTCCCCGGCGTCGGCCCCGTCCGGGCCGCCCGCCACGCCGCCGCCCTCCTCGCCATCGTCGCCCCACCCGACGCCGCCCGCCCCGCGTCCTGA
- the msrB gene encoding peptide-methionine (R)-S-oxide reductase MsrB — translation METDLPTTDEEWRRRLTPEQYEVLRRKGTERPWSGKFVENHDDGTYRCAACGNVLFRSDAKFDSGTGWPSFTEPAVADAVELHEDRAWGMVRTEVTCRRCGGHLGHVFDDGPGPTGQRWCMNSLALDFEPEQS, via the coding sequence ATGGAGACCGACCTGCCGACGACCGACGAGGAGTGGCGCCGGCGCCTGACGCCGGAGCAGTACGAGGTGCTGCGAAGGAAGGGCACCGAGCGCCCGTGGAGCGGCAAGTTCGTCGAGAACCACGACGACGGCACCTACCGGTGCGCCGCCTGCGGCAACGTGCTGTTCCGCTCGGACGCCAAGTTCGACTCGGGCACGGGGTGGCCGAGCTTCACCGAGCCGGCCGTGGCCGACGCCGTCGAGCTCCACGAGGACCGGGCCTGGGGCATGGTCCGCACCGAGGTCACCTGCCGGCGCTGCGGCGGGCACCTGGGCCACGTGTTCGACGACGGCCCCGGCCCCACCGGCCAGCGCTGGTGCATGAACTCCCTCGCCCTCGACTTCGAGCCCGAGCAGTCCTGA
- a CDS encoding metallopeptidase family protein gives MEPVPPDRFEELVADALDGIPEGLGRLMDNVAVLVDDRPRQRGLLGRYEGVPLTARDAGYTMVPPDRITIYRLPICEICDTEEEVVEQVRITVVHEVAHHFGIGDARLSELGWA, from the coding sequence GTGGAGCCCGTGCCCCCCGACCGCTTCGAGGAGCTGGTCGCCGACGCCCTCGACGGGATCCCCGAGGGCCTCGGCCGGCTGATGGACAACGTGGCCGTGCTGGTCGACGACCGGCCCCGCCAGCGCGGCCTGCTCGGCCGGTACGAGGGCGTGCCGCTCACCGCCCGCGACGCCGGCTACACGATGGTGCCGCCCGATCGCATCACGATCTACCGGCTCCCGATCTGCGAGATCTGCGACACCGAGGAGGAGGTGGTCGAGCAGGTGCGCATCACCGTCGTCCACGAGGTCGCCCACCACTTCGGCATCGGCGACGCCCGCCTCTCGGAGCTGGGCTGGGCCTAG